TCCCGCTCAAACCGTGCCGGTCTTCAATTCCCTGTGGGCCGTATTCACCGTTTGCTCCGGAAGGGAAACTACGCAGAGCGTGTTGGTGCAGGCGCTCCAGTTTACCTAGCTGCCGTAATGGAATATCTGGCCGCTGAGGTTCTCGAGTTGGCTGGCAATGCTGCTCGTGACAACAAGAAGACTAGAATTATTCCGCGTCATCTGCAACTGGCCATCCGCAACGACGAGGAGTTAAACAAGCTGCTCTCCGGCGTCACAATTGCACAAGGTGGCGTGTTGCCTAATATACAGGCTGTTCTGTTGCCCAAGAAGACCGAGAAGAAGGCCTAAACGTTTCAAAGGCTAAGCTAAAAACCTACATGTACATAAAATCGTCAATCAAACCGTCCTTTTCAGGACGACCAAATTATTAccaaagaattgaaaaattttttagcttggcaatttgttgtaattagtaaatcataaagaattattaacGTAAAGATGGTAATGTAGTAAGGGTTTTCTACTATATGCGGTATAAACTATAATTTGCTTCTTTAAACAATCGCACACCACGATGTGATGCTGTACATGCGGTGTCTGAAACCATTTGTACAGTCTGTACAAATCCATGTTAGAAATATACACATTCTATTTGAAAGAGTACGAACGacagacatttatttttagtttaacatattttttgggagtcccgaccaataaaattaaatactttttgaaaatcttcctccttttaaaaactgaatggtggtcctgaaaaggaccgaTTGCTTAATAGGGGTACACAGGATGTACACTTTTTAACCGCCAAATCCGTAGAGGGTGCGGCCTTGCCTCTTCAGAGCGTACACAACATCCATGGCTGTAACTGTCTTCCTCTTGGCGTGTTCCGTGTAGGTCACGGCATCACGAATTACGTTCTCCAAGAAAACCTTCAGAACGCCACGCGTTTCCTCGTATATGAGTCCAGATATGCGCTTCACACCGCCTCGACGGGCCAAACGGCGGATAGCAGGCTTCGTGATACCTTGGATGTTATCACGCAGTACTTTGCGATGACGCTTGGCGCCACCCTTTCCCAAGCCTTTGCCTCCTTTACCACGACCAGTCATTTTTCACTGTTCTATACTATTATACACGCACAGCACGAAAGTCACTAAAGAACTAATTTCAACGTTTCTGTGTGCCCCTATTTATAGGTAAAACGACAAAAACCCGAGAGAGTACGAACGATATGTTCGTTCGCTTTTCGCTCGTCAAATGAAATGGCCTctgtttttctctctctctctctctctttcaccgTCCAGGATTGCTATATAAGTAGGTAGCAAATGCTCTGATCgtttattgtgttttcaaaCGTGAAGTAGTGAACGTGAACTTTAGTGAAACCCAAATCGGAGATGGCTCGTACCAAGCAAACTGCTCGCAAATCGACTGGTGGAAAGGCGCCACGCAAACAACTGGCTACTAAGGCCGCTCGCAAGAGTGCTCCAGCCACCGGAGGTGTGAAGAAGCCCCACCGCTATCGCCCTGGAACCGTGGCCTTGCGTGAAATTCGTCGCTACCAAAAGAGCACCGAGCTTCTAATCCGCAAGCTGCCTTTCCAGCGTCTGGTGCGTGAAATCGCTCAAGACTTTAAGACGGACTTGCGATTCCAGAGCTCGGCGGTTATGGCTCTGCAGGAAGCTAGCGAAGCCTACCTGGTTGGTCTCTTCGAAGATACCAACTTGTGTGCCATTCATGCCAAGCGTGTCACCATAATGCCCAAAGACATCCAGTTAGCGCGACGCATTCGCGGCGAGCGTGCTTAAGCTGACACGGCATTAACTTGCAGATAAAGCGCTAGCGTACTCTATAAtcggtccttttcaggaccaCAAACCAGATTCAATGAGATAAAATTTTCTGTGGCCGACTATttataacttaaaaaaataagaacaaaattcatattctattatttatgGCGCAAACGGTACTGGGTCTTAAATCATATGTAAAAATACTAATTCTGCCagagaaggaataaaaataatcttattttaattgtcagctcaacatttattaaattaaagaagaggttaatacaaaaatatatatttttatttgttctttgTGCGAACATCCTTTAAAGCAGTGAAAGTGTCGTGCGGGGCAAGGGACTCTGAACCTTaaacatctaaaaaaaaaatctgaattctGTGTAAGAcagtttgaaattaatgaaattacatTGATGAcggcaatatttataaaataacagaaaataataaaataaaactagctattttatattttttccatgtGTTAACTGAAGAATGTGTTATTATTGAAGAGGTCGTACGGGACAATTGACACTGTCCCTTCAAACgtctgtaaaaaataaaacctatGTAAAATTCAGCACGGAAATTGGTTAATTTTGTTGCggaatgtaatatatattacataataaaggataatacaaaaattgtttctttttattttttatttgatttatttatttgactacATAGACGGTAATGCATATGTGGCGAGGAAATCGATTGATTTcagaacaaattattttaaaatatgcatgaaaacacattaataacaagcaaacacattaataatttaagaaaatattatttattatattaatattatgttatttaagaaagtatctgtatttttaacgatcgaaaattatttctgaatgctgctttaaagcaaatttttcTGTAGTTCAATGTGAACTTAAATCAAGTGATAAAGtatcttaattaataatagacgCTTCTTTCAGAAGCCCTTTCTAGGGGATGAacgtttcaattttaataaacattacgaattagtgaaatatttgcgatgattcttattttattagatgtttttttataaattggtCCAGTTAAAAATTCgaatataaaaattcaatcaacatTTGAAAGTCTCAAAACCCATATTACAtccttttaaaaatggaaagtgacgaaaaaattatttaaaattgtaaaactattaaaaccttatttttattaatgatttaaaatactaaaaaattaaaaagagttTACACTTCAAGCAAACTTCGACATAGTAAATGACTGATGTCAGTAGCATTGTTAAAGTGCTCTCCTCCTCGATTCTCATCAGAGCAAAGGAGGTTGGTAGGCCGAGCGCGAGCcatttttaacagaaaaaaagtGTTCTCAGTGAAAAAAAGATGTCTGATTCTGCAGTTGCAACGTCCGCTTCCCCAGTGGCTGCCCCACCAGCGACAGTTGAGAAGAAAGTGGTCCAAAAAAAGGCATCTGGATCTGCTGgcacaaaggcaaagaaaGCCTCTGCGACGCCGTCacatccgccaactcagcaaATGGTGGACGcttccattaaaaatttaaaggaaCGTGGCGGTTCATCACTTCtggcaatcaaaaaatatatcactgCCACTTATAAATGCGACGCCCAAAAGTTAGCGCCATTCATCAAGAAGTACTTAAAATCGGCCGTGGTCAATGGAAAGCTTATCCAAACTAAGGGAAAGGGTGCATCTGGATCTTTCAAACTGTCGGCCTCTgccaagaaggaaaaggaTCCGAAGGCAAAGTCGAAGGTTTTGTCTGCTGAGAAAAAAGTTCAAAGCAAGAAGGTAGCCTCTAAGAAGATTGGTGTCTCCTCCAAAAAAACTGCCGTTGGGGCTGCTGACAAAAAGCCCAAAGCTAAGAAGGCTGTGGCTACCAAAAAGACTgccgaaaataagaaaactgagAAGGCAAAAGCCAAGGATGCCAAGAAAACTGGAATCATAAAGTCGAAGCCCGCCGCAACAAAGGCGAAAGTGACTGCAGCGAAGCCAAAGGCTGTAGTAGCGAAAGCGTCAAAGGCAAAGCCAGCGGTGTCtgcaaaacccaaaaagacggTGAAGAAAGCATCGGTTTCTGCTACCGCCAAGAAGCCGAAAGCGAAGACTACGGCTGCCAAAAAGTAAATTGTGAAAAAGTGCAGTATTTGGTACATgttcgcaattaaaattttagatttatgttttatagatctgaaatttgtttaaacaagtCCTTTTCAGGGCTACAACGTTCCGTTGCaagagaaaaaaacttttattttcttccacttatttattagctgacgttcgcagcaacaataaaacgtTTCATGTCATGAATTACATTGCATGTTGGTCGCATTCAGTTTTCGTTCccgatttttttgtatttatttgaacattACCCAATTACCCATATTGCGggtaaataagttttatttgtaaattcatATTCAATGATTggtggttgaaaaatgcatttctttggTATAACACATTGTGGCCCTGAAAAGGGCCGTTTTGGATTATTGTCCGCATTCGCAGGAGAAAATTATTTAGAGCTGGTGTACTTGGTGACAGCCTTGGTTCCCTCACTGACAGCATGCTTGGCCAACTCTCCAGGCAAAAGCAGGCGAACAGCCGTTTGGATCTCCCGACTGGTGATGGTCGAGCGCTTGTTGTAGTGAGCTAGACGAGACGCTTCGGCAGCAATTCGCTcgaaaatatcatttacaaagcTGTTCATTATGCTCATCGCCTTCGACGAAATTCCGGTGTCAGGATGGACCTGCTTGAGAACCTTGTAAATGTAGATGGCATAGCTCTCCTTCCTTTtgcgcttctttttcttgtcgGTCTTGGTGATGTTCTTCTGAGCCTTGCCAGCCTTCTTGGCTGCCTTTCCACTAGTTTTCGGAGGCATTGTTCACGttacttatattttcacaaacaCAATTCACTTATCGTAATGTGGGCCCGAACGCGTTCAcgtttatactttttttcgaGCAGTCAATTCAGGTCTAAGTCACCCACCCCTAACTGAATGCGCAGGCAAAcggaaaagtataaatatttcgctGTCTGGGTTAGGCGAGCATTCGTGTTCCGTGCGTAAAGTGAACTAAGTGAAATAAACGCAAAGCAAAATGTCTGGACGTGGAAAAGGTGGCAAAGTGAAGGGAAAGGCAAAGTCCCGCTCAAACCGTGCCGGTCTTCAATTCCCTGTGGGCCGTATTCACCGTTTGCTCCGGAAGGGAAACTACGCAGAGCGTGTTGGTGCAGGCGCTCCAGTTTACCTAGCTGCCGTAATGGAATATCTGGCCGCTGAGGTTCTCGAGTTGGCTGGCAATGCTGCTCGTGACAACAAGAAGACTAGAATTATTCCGCGTCATCTGCAACTGGCCATCCGCAACGACGAGGAGTTAAACAAGCTGCTCTCCGGCGTCACAATTGCACAAGGTGGCGTGTTGCCTAATATACAGGCTGTTCTGTTGCCCAAGAAGACCGAGAAGAAGGCCTAAACGTTTCAAAGGCTAAGCTAAAAACCTACATGTACATAAAATCGTCAATCAAACCGTCCTTTTCAGGACGACCAAATTATTAccaaagaattgaaaaattttttagcttggcaatttgttgtaattagtaaatcataaagaattattaacGTAAAGATGGTAATGTAGTAAGGGTTTTCTACTATATGCGGTATAAACTATAATTTGCTTCTTTAAACAATCGCACACCACGATGTGATGCTGTACATGCGGTGTCTGAAACCATTTGTACAGTCTGTACAAATCCATGTTAGAAATATACACATTCTATTTGAAAGAGTACGAACGacagacatttatttttagtttaacatattttttgggagtcccgaccaataaaattaaatactttttgaaaatcttcctccttttaaaaactgaatggtggtcctgaaaaggaccgaTTGCTTAATAGGGGTACACAGGATGTACACTTTTTAACCGCCAAATCCGTAGAGGGTGCGGCCTTGCCTCTTCAGAGCGTACACAACATCCATGGCTGTAACTGTCTTCCTCTTGGCGTGTTCCGTGTAGGTCACGGCATCACGAATTACGTTCTCCAAGAAAACCTTCAGAACGCCACGCGTTTCCTCGTATATGAGTCCAGATATGCGCTTCACACCGCCTCGACGGGCCAAACGGCGGATAGCAGGCTTCGTGATACCTTGGATGTTATCACGCAGTACTTTGCGATGACGCTTGGCGCCACCCTTTCCCAAGCCTTTGCCTCCTTTACCACGACCAGTCATTTTTCACTGTTCTATACTATTATACACGCACAGCACGAAAGTCACTAAAGAACTAATTTCAACGTTTCTGTGTGCCCCTATTTATAGGTAAAACGACAAAAACCCGAGAGAGTACGAACGATATGTTCGTTCGCTTTTCGCTCGTCAAATGAAA
The sequence above is a segment of the Drosophila melanogaster chromosome 2L genome. Coding sequences within it:
- the His2A:CG33826 gene encoding histone H2A, with the protein product MSGRGKGGKVKGKAKSRSNRAGLQFPVGRIHRLLRKGNYAERVGAGAPVYLAAVMEYLAAEVLELAGNAARDNKKTRIIPRHLQLAIRNDEELNKLLSGVTIAQGGVLPNIQAVLLPKKTEKKA
- the His4:CG33893 gene encoding histone H4; translation: MTGRGKGGKGLGKGGAKRHRKVLRDNIQGITKPAIRRLARRGGVKRISGLIYEETRGVLKVFLENVIRDAVTYTEHAKRKTVTAMDVVYALKRQGRTLYGFGG
- the His3:CG33827 gene encoding histone H3, translating into MARTKQTARKSTGGKAPRKQLATKAARKSAPATGGVKKPHRYRPGTVALREIRRYQKSTELLIRKLPFQRLVREIAQDFKTDLRFQSSAVMALQEASEAYLVGLFEDTNLCAIHAKRVTIMPKDIQLARRIRGERA
- the His1:CG33828 gene encoding histone H1; this encodes MSDSAVATSASPVAAPPATVEKKVVQKKASGSAGTKAKKASATPSHPPTQQMVDASIKNLKERGGSSLLAIKKYITATYKCDAQKLAPFIKKYLKSAVVNGKLIQTKGKGASGSFKLSASAKKEKDPKAKSKVLSAEKKVQSKKVASKKIGVSSKKTAVGAADKKPKAKKAVATKKTAENKKTEKAKAKDAKKTGIIKSKPAATKAKVTAAKPKAVVAKASKAKPAVSAKPKKTVKKASVSATAKKPKAKTTAAKK
- the His2B:CG33892 gene encoding histone H2B, which encodes MPPKTSGKAAKKAGKAQKNITKTDKKKKRKRKESYAIYIYKVLKQVHPDTGISSKAMSIMNSFVNDIFERIAAEASRLAHYNKRSTITSREIQTAVRLLLPGELAKHAVSEGTKAVTKYTSSK
- the His2A:CG33829 gene encoding histone H2A yields the protein MSGRGKGGKVKGKAKSRSNRAGLQFPVGRIHRLLRKGNYAERVGAGAPVYLAAVMEYLAAEVLELAGNAARDNKKTRIIPRHLQLAIRNDEELNKLLSGVTIAQGGVLPNIQAVLLPKKTEKKA